In Monodelphis domestica isolate mMonDom1 chromosome 3, mMonDom1.pri, whole genome shotgun sequence, the following proteins share a genomic window:
- the LOC107652067 gene encoding olfactory receptor 7A10 isoform X2 — translation MAPGNQTKFTEFILLGFSETPEQQRTIFGLFLGMYLVTVFGNILIMLAVGSDSHLHTPMYFFLSNLSFVDLCVVSTTVPKMLVSILTQNKAISYAGCLAQMSLFMFFGGLDNFLLTAMAYDRFVAICHPLRYTSIMSPELCCLMVLLSWILSLLNTLLHSLMVTRLSFCTVHEIQHFYCDLDKILKLSSSDTLINYVLLYIVAGLLGVLPLTGILFSYSQIFSSILKVPSAGGKYKAFSTCGSHLSVVSLFYGTGLGVCLSSSVTQSSWKSTVASAMYAVVTPMLNPFIYCLRNKDIKGALTEFFRVNF, via the exons ATGGCACCAGGAAACCAAACAAAATTCACTGAATTTATCCTCCTGGGATTTTCTGAGACACCAGAGCAACAAAGGACCATCTTTGGGTTGTTCTTGGGCATGTACTTGGTCACTGTATTTGGAAACATACTCATAATGTTGGCTGTTGGCTCTGATTCTCACCTCCACACGCCCATGTACTTTTTCCTTTCTAACCTGTCCTTTGTAGATCTCTGTGTGGTATCTACCACGGTACCCAAGATGTTAGTAAGTATCTTGACACAAAACAAGGCCATCTCCTATGCTGGCTGTCTTGCCCAGATGTCCCTATTTATGTTTTTTGGTGGTTTGGACAATTTCCTTCTCACTGCAATGGCCTATGACCGTTTTGTGGCTATCTGTCACCCTCTGCGCTATACATCCATCATGAGTCCTGAGCTGTGCTGCCTGATGGTGCTGCTCTCCTGGATACTAAGTCTTCTCAACACCCTCCTTCACAGTCTGATGGTGACAAGACTCTCCTTCTGTACAGTCCATGAAATCCAGCACTTCTATTGTGATCTTGATAAAATTCTAAAACTCTCGTCTTCTGACACCCTTATCAATTATGTCTTGCTATATATTGTAGCTGGTCTGCTTGGTGTTCTCCCCCTCACAGGGATTCTCTTCTCATACAGTCagatcttttcttccattttaaaagtCCCATCTGCTGGGGGTAAGTACAAAGCCTTTTCTACCTGTGGATCTCATCTCTCTGTTGTTTCCTTATTCTATGGCACAGGGCTGGGAGTGTGTTTGAGCTCCTCAGTGACCCAGTCTTCCTGGAAGAGTACAGTTGCCTCAGCAATGTATGCTGTGGTCACCCCCATGCTGAACCCCTTCATCTATTGTCTTAGGAACAAAGATATAAAAGGTGCCCT CACAGAGTTCTTCAGAGTTAAtttctag
- the LOC107652067 gene encoding olfactory receptor 7C1 isoform X1, producing the protein MAPGNQTKFTEFILLGFSETPEQQRTIFGLFLGMYLVTVFGNILIMLAVGSDSHLHTPMYFFLSNLSFVDLCVVSTTVPKMLVSILTQNKAISYAGCLAQMSLFMFFGGLDNFLLTAMAYDRFVAICHPLRYTSIMSPELCCLMVLLSWILSLLNTLLHSLMVTRLSFCTVHEIQHFYCDLDKILKLSSSDTLINYVLLYIVAGLLGVLPLTGILFSYSQIFSSILKVPSAGGKYKAFSTCGSHLSVVSLFYGTGLGVCLSSSVTQSSWKSTVASAMYAVVTPMLNPFIYCLRNKDIKGALWRLISRISSSP; encoded by the coding sequence ATGGCACCAGGAAACCAAACAAAATTCACTGAATTTATCCTCCTGGGATTTTCTGAGACACCAGAGCAACAAAGGACCATCTTTGGGTTGTTCTTGGGCATGTACTTGGTCACTGTATTTGGAAACATACTCATAATGTTGGCTGTTGGCTCTGATTCTCACCTCCACACGCCCATGTACTTTTTCCTTTCTAACCTGTCCTTTGTAGATCTCTGTGTGGTATCTACCACGGTACCCAAGATGTTAGTAAGTATCTTGACACAAAACAAGGCCATCTCCTATGCTGGCTGTCTTGCCCAGATGTCCCTATTTATGTTTTTTGGTGGTTTGGACAATTTCCTTCTCACTGCAATGGCCTATGACCGTTTTGTGGCTATCTGTCACCCTCTGCGCTATACATCCATCATGAGTCCTGAGCTGTGCTGCCTGATGGTGCTGCTCTCCTGGATACTAAGTCTTCTCAACACCCTCCTTCACAGTCTGATGGTGACAAGACTCTCCTTCTGTACAGTCCATGAAATCCAGCACTTCTATTGTGATCTTGATAAAATTCTAAAACTCTCGTCTTCTGACACCCTTATCAATTATGTCTTGCTATATATTGTAGCTGGTCTGCTTGGTGTTCTCCCCCTCACAGGGATTCTCTTCTCATACAGTCagatcttttcttccattttaaaagtCCCATCTGCTGGGGGTAAGTACAAAGCCTTTTCTACCTGTGGATCTCATCTCTCTGTTGTTTCCTTATTCTATGGCACAGGGCTGGGAGTGTGTTTGAGCTCCTCAGTGACCCAGTCTTCCTGGAAGAGTACAGTTGCCTCAGCAATGTATGCTGTGGTCACCCCCATGCTGAACCCCTTCATCTATTGTCTTAGGAACAAAGATATAAAAGGTGCCCTGTGGAGACTCATTAGCAGAATATCCTCATCTCCGTGA